Proteins found in one Actinokineospora alba genomic segment:
- a CDS encoding flavin-containing monooxygenase has product MTQTPQVVIIGTGFGGIGMAIELKRAGIDSFTILEKGTEVGGVWRENTYPGAACDIPSPYYSFSYEPNPTWPSRFSRQPDIQDYLKRVVDKYGLGPHLRFGVEVTAATFDQGRWQLDTAAGERITADVLVPATGQLSRPAMPNIPGVESFAGPAFHSATWDHSVDLTGKRVAVIGTGASAVQFVPEIQPKAARLTVFQRSAPWILPRPQVEYRPWQRAMFRALPVTQKAERFAFWLLCEVLSLALVDIKPMGRAVAALSRFQLRRQVPDPVLRAKLAPDHEPGCKRGLFSGDYLPALGRPNVSVETAAITEIVPEGLRTADGVVHEADVIVYGTGFKATEFLAPMAIHGVDGQKLADTWSEGAHAYLGMAVPGFPNLFMMYGPNTNLGVGSIVYMLESQARYIRQAVLRLDGRSSLEVRADVAEGYDRRIQARLARSVWTTCSSWYRTAAGRITNNWPGTVSAYRLATRTLDPEDYHHTAWESA; this is encoded by the coding sequence ATGACGCAGACGCCACAGGTCGTGATCATCGGCACCGGGTTCGGCGGGATCGGCATGGCGATCGAGCTCAAGCGGGCGGGCATCGACTCGTTCACCATCCTGGAGAAGGGCACCGAGGTCGGCGGCGTCTGGCGGGAGAACACCTACCCCGGCGCGGCCTGCGACATCCCCTCGCCCTACTACTCGTTCTCCTACGAGCCGAACCCCACGTGGCCCTCGCGGTTCTCCCGGCAGCCCGACATCCAGGACTACCTCAAGCGGGTGGTGGACAAGTACGGCCTCGGTCCGCACCTCCGCTTCGGCGTCGAGGTCACCGCCGCCACCTTCGACCAGGGCCGCTGGCAGCTCGACACCGCCGCCGGGGAGCGGATCACCGCCGATGTCCTCGTGCCCGCCACCGGCCAGCTCTCCCGGCCCGCCATGCCGAACATCCCGGGCGTCGAGTCGTTCGCCGGACCCGCGTTCCACTCGGCGACCTGGGACCACTCGGTGGACCTCACCGGCAAGCGCGTCGCCGTGATCGGCACCGGTGCCAGCGCCGTGCAGTTCGTCCCCGAGATCCAGCCCAAGGCGGCCCGGCTGACGGTCTTCCAGCGTTCGGCGCCGTGGATCCTGCCGCGCCCCCAGGTCGAGTACCGGCCGTGGCAGCGCGCGATGTTCCGCGCGCTTCCCGTCACCCAGAAGGCGGAACGGTTCGCGTTCTGGCTGCTCTGCGAGGTGCTCTCGCTGGCGCTGGTCGACATCAAGCCGATGGGGCGGGCGGTCGCGGCGCTGTCCCGGTTCCAGCTCCGCAGGCAGGTGCCGGATCCGGTGCTGCGCGCCAAGCTCGCCCCGGACCACGAACCCGGCTGCAAGCGCGGCCTGTTCTCCGGCGATTACCTGCCCGCCCTGGGCAGGCCGAACGTGTCCGTGGAGACCGCGGCGATCACCGAGATCGTCCCCGAAGGGCTCCGCACCGCGGACGGGGTCGTCCATGAGGCCGATGTGATCGTCTACGGCACGGGCTTCAAGGCGACGGAGTTCCTGGCGCCCATGGCCATCCACGGCGTCGACGGGCAGAAGCTGGCCGACACCTGGAGCGAGGGCGCGCACGCCTACCTCGGCATGGCGGTGCCGGGATTCCCCAACCTGTTCATGATGTACGGGCCGAACACGAACCTCGGGGTCGGCTCGATCGTCTACATGCTGGAGTCGCAGGCACGCTATATCCGCCAAGCGGTGCTCCGGCTCGACGGGCGGTCCTCTTTGGAGGTTCGGGCGGACGTCGCCGAGGGGTACGACCGCAGGATCCAGGCCCGGCTCGCCCGGTCCGTGTGGACGACCTGTTCGAGCTGGTACCGCACCGCGGCCGGGCGGATCACCAACAACTGGCCGGGCACGGTGAGCGCGTACCGGCTGGCCACGCGCACACTGGACCCGGAGGACTACCACCACACGGCGTGGGAATCGGCGTGA
- a CDS encoding AraC family transcriptional regulator encodes MVELGRPVVAEWTFPRAAGSVLLMIRFAEDHGVAAADVLRGSALTESALARPDAQLDAHQELAVVRNLVRLLGKRPALGVEVGFRYRVTTFGIFGFACVSSPTVRDMIAFALRYWDLSFAFCIPVVHVDGDEIRWELHDDRVPADVRAFLVQRDMSAMYKVMSDLLSEPIRLRWLELAFPEPPGWPDEAFGVHPTFDAPANLAAVDLNLDQPLPQGDEHTVALCEAQCRDLVARNRARTGVAREVRDRLIKVGGAATMDEVARALALSPRTLRRKLDDAGTSYRALLDEVRETLAEEMLATGALSVHDVALRLGYAEASSFIYAFKRWKGTTPAAFLRR; translated from the coding sequence ATGGTGGAGCTTGGGCGGCCCGTCGTCGCCGAATGGACCTTCCCGCGGGCGGCGGGCAGCGTGCTGCTGATGATCCGGTTCGCCGAGGACCATGGCGTCGCGGCGGCCGACGTGCTGCGCGGCAGCGCCCTCACCGAATCGGCCCTGGCCAGGCCGGACGCGCAGCTCGACGCCCACCAGGAACTCGCCGTCGTCCGCAACCTCGTCCGCCTGCTCGGGAAACGGCCCGCGCTCGGTGTGGAGGTCGGGTTCCGCTACCGGGTCACCACGTTCGGGATCTTCGGCTTCGCCTGTGTCAGCAGCCCCACCGTCCGGGACATGATCGCGTTCGCGCTGCGCTACTGGGACCTCAGCTTCGCCTTCTGCATCCCGGTCGTGCACGTCGACGGCGACGAGATCCGCTGGGAGCTGCACGACGACCGGGTCCCCGCCGACGTGCGCGCCTTCCTGGTCCAACGGGACATGTCGGCGATGTACAAGGTGATGAGCGACCTGCTGTCCGAACCGATCCGGCTGCGCTGGCTGGAGCTGGCGTTCCCCGAGCCGCCGGGCTGGCCCGACGAGGCGTTCGGCGTGCACCCGACGTTCGACGCGCCCGCCAACCTCGCCGCCGTCGACCTCAACCTCGACCAACCCCTCCCGCAGGGCGACGAGCACACCGTGGCGCTGTGCGAGGCGCAGTGCCGCGACCTCGTCGCCCGCAACCGGGCCCGAACCGGCGTCGCACGCGAGGTCCGGGACCGTCTCATCAAGGTGGGCGGCGCCGCCACCATGGACGAGGTCGCCCGCGCGCTCGCCCTGAGCCCACGCACCCTGCGCCGCAAGCTCGACGACGCGGGCACGAGCTACCGCGCGCTGCTCGACGAGGTCCGCGAGACGCTGGCCGAGGAGATGCTCGCGACCGGCGCCCTGTCGGTCCACGACGTGGCGCTGCGCCTCGGGTACGCCGAGGCGTCGAGCTTCATCTACGCGTTCAAGCGGTGGAAGGGCACGACTCCCGCGGCGTTTCTCCGTCGGTGA
- a CDS encoding ABC transporter permease, giving the protein MTLVPVDRGPLRTAALGAGVLVLLAAAAVIGPALSPYGYAQQDLTALFAPPSADHPLGTARLGEDVLTQCLRGLQKSLVIGLLAALVTTVLSAVVGTLAGYLGGRVDRVLMAAVDILLVLPPILIVAVISPALRGQSWLLLVVLIAGFQWMLTARVVRARARSLRSADFVAAAEYMGASVGRVVFRHLLPQMAPLLIIDCTMNVATAVLAEAGLSYFGFGVQAPDISLGTLVSVGSGSALTFPWVFLAPVGFLAATVIGVGLLGEGLRGGHDEKRNP; this is encoded by the coding sequence ATGACGCTGGTACCTGTGGACCGCGGCCCCCTTCGGACCGCGGCACTCGGCGCGGGTGTGCTCGTCCTGCTCGCGGCCGCGGCGGTCATCGGCCCTGCCTTGTCCCCTTATGGCTATGCGCAACAGGATTTGACCGCGTTGTTCGCGCCGCCGTCGGCTGACCATCCACTTGGGACGGCTCGGCTCGGCGAGGACGTCCTCACGCAGTGCCTGCGGGGGCTGCAGAAGTCCCTGGTGATCGGGCTGTTGGCGGCGCTCGTGACCACCGTGCTCTCAGCGGTCGTCGGCACCCTGGCGGGCTACCTCGGCGGGCGGGTCGACCGAGTGCTGATGGCCGCGGTCGACATCCTGCTCGTGCTGCCCCCGATCCTCATCGTCGCGGTGATCTCCCCGGCCCTGCGCGGACAGTCCTGGCTCTTGCTCGTCGTGCTCATCGCGGGGTTCCAGTGGATGCTGACCGCGCGGGTGGTCCGTGCCCGCGCGCGCAGCCTGCGGTCGGCGGACTTCGTCGCCGCCGCGGAGTACATGGGTGCTTCCGTCGGGCGCGTGGTGTTCCGGCACCTGCTGCCGCAGATGGCGCCGCTGCTGATCATCGACTGCACGATGAACGTCGCCACGGCGGTCCTGGCCGAGGCGGGCCTGAGCTACTTCGGTTTCGGCGTCCAGGCACCCGACATCTCGCTGGGCACGCTGGTGTCCGTCGGCAGTGGATCGGCGCTCACCTTCCCCTGGGTGTTCCTCGCCCCGGTCGGTTTCCTCGCGGCGACCGTGATCGGTGTCGGCCTGCTCGGCGAAGGACTGCGCGGCGGCCACGACGAGAAGAGGAACCCATGA
- a CDS encoding acetoacetate decarboxylase family protein: MESYPPQPWEMVGQAYISAWRLPVAALPALPAGVRPIVVGGSGFVVTAWVDYQEGGVLSYRELMATVPVRAGLAASITHIWVDSPVSLAGGRELWNIPKDLAEFELAHRPRFTASARSADGPIAEADYQVLGRLPFRLPTAFSVIQEGPKKSPVKVTGRLAAARSSWKIDPNGPLGYLDGRRPFASFALLDFRMRFGRAPQS, translated from the coding sequence GTGGAGAGTTATCCGCCGCAGCCGTGGGAGATGGTCGGCCAGGCGTACATCTCGGCTTGGCGTTTGCCTGTCGCCGCGTTGCCCGCCCTGCCCGCCGGGGTGCGCCCGATCGTGGTGGGCGGCAGCGGCTTCGTGGTGACGGCCTGGGTGGACTACCAGGAGGGCGGGGTGCTGAGCTACCGCGAACTCATGGCGACGGTGCCGGTCCGCGCGGGCCTCGCGGCGTCGATCACCCACATCTGGGTCGACAGCCCAGTGTCGCTCGCGGGTGGGCGCGAGCTGTGGAACATCCCGAAGGACCTCGCCGAATTCGAGCTGGCCCACCGGCCGCGCTTCACCGCGAGCGCCCGGTCCGCCGACGGCCCGATCGCGGAAGCGGACTACCAAGTCCTTGGCAGGCTGCCGTTCCGGTTGCCCACGGCCTTCTCGGTCATCCAGGAAGGCCCGAAGAAGAGCCCGGTCAAGGTCACCGGCCGGCTGGCGGCGGCCCGTTCGTCCTGGAAGATCGACCCGAACGGTCCACTGGGCTACCTCGACGGCAGGCGCCCCTTCGCCTCCTTCGCCCTGCTTGACTTCCGCATGCGCTTCGGCCGGGCCCCTCAGAGCTGA
- a CDS encoding GMC oxidoreductase: MPSFDYDVVVVGSGFGGSVSALRLTEKGYRVAVLESGRRWEPKDFPKSNWHLRDSIWAPKLGLTGPQRVSVVGKCAIFSASGVGGGSLIYGNTLYEPLENFYTDRSWSHITDWKSELAPYYDQAKRMLGVATNPRMTPADDVLRQVAVELDVLDTFHPTQVGVFFGEEGKRVADPYFGGVGPERTGCTHCARCFTGCPVGAKNTTTTNYLYLAEQGGAEVHPMTTVTEVKPVDGGYEITAVRSGRLLRKQRRTFTAEQVVFSAAALGTQKLLHAMKDSGTLPRISDRLGELTRTNSEAILTATSRTRDDFAQGIAITSSIHPRPDTHIEVCHYGVGQNAMFALAAPMVDGGRMRLLRFVLMVLLHPLRFLRSLRFHKASERSVILLVMQSLDNSLTSFRKRGLFGKHLSTRQGGGDPNPTWLPIGHEAARHYADKIGGDALGTYMDVVNIPSTAHYIGGCVIGDSATTGVVDPYQRVYGHPGLHVADGSAVTANLGVNPSLTITAQAERAMSFWPNKGEPDPRPELGSGYRRIDPVVPVRPTVPATAPGALRLV; the protein is encoded by the coding sequence ATGCCCTCGTTCGACTACGACGTGGTGGTCGTCGGTTCCGGTTTCGGCGGCAGTGTCAGCGCGTTGCGGCTGACCGAGAAGGGATACCGGGTCGCGGTCCTGGAGTCGGGCAGGCGGTGGGAGCCGAAGGATTTCCCGAAGTCCAACTGGCACCTGCGCGACTCCATCTGGGCGCCGAAGCTGGGACTGACCGGTCCGCAGCGGGTCAGTGTGGTCGGCAAGTGCGCGATCTTCAGCGCCTCCGGGGTGGGCGGCGGCTCGCTGATCTACGGCAACACGCTTTACGAGCCGCTGGAGAACTTCTACACCGACCGGTCGTGGTCGCACATCACCGACTGGAAGAGCGAACTCGCGCCGTACTACGACCAGGCCAAGCGGATGCTGGGCGTGGCGACCAACCCGCGGATGACGCCTGCCGACGACGTGCTGCGGCAGGTGGCGGTGGAGCTGGACGTCCTGGACACGTTCCACCCGACGCAGGTCGGCGTGTTCTTCGGCGAGGAGGGCAAGCGGGTGGCCGACCCGTACTTCGGCGGTGTCGGACCGGAACGCACCGGCTGCACGCACTGCGCCCGGTGCTTCACCGGCTGCCCGGTCGGCGCGAAGAACACCACGACGACGAACTACCTCTACCTCGCCGAACAGGGCGGTGCGGAGGTCCACCCGATGACCACGGTGACCGAGGTCAAGCCGGTCGACGGTGGCTATGAGATCACCGCCGTCCGCTCGGGCAGGCTGCTGCGCAAGCAGCGCCGGACGTTCACCGCCGAGCAGGTGGTGTTCTCCGCCGCCGCGTTGGGCACGCAGAAGCTGTTGCACGCCATGAAGGACAGCGGCACCCTCCCCCGGATCTCCGACCGCCTGGGCGAGCTGACCCGCACCAACTCCGAGGCCATCCTCACCGCGACCAGCCGCACCCGCGACGACTTCGCCCAGGGCATCGCGATCACGTCGTCGATCCACCCGCGGCCGGACACCCACATCGAGGTCTGCCATTACGGCGTCGGCCAGAACGCCATGTTCGCCCTCGCCGCACCCATGGTCGACGGCGGCCGGATGCGGCTGCTCCGCTTCGTGCTGATGGTGCTGCTGCACCCGTTGCGGTTCCTGCGCTCCCTGCGTTTCCACAAGGCTTCGGAGCGGTCGGTGATCCTGCTGGTCATGCAGTCACTGGACAACTCGCTGACGTCGTTCCGCAAGCGCGGCCTGTTCGGCAAACACCTCTCGACCCGGCAAGGCGGCGGCGATCCGAATCCGACCTGGCTCCCGATCGGCCATGAGGCCGCCCGCCATTACGCGGACAAGATCGGCGGCGACGCGCTCGGGACGTACATGGACGTGGTCAACATTCCGTCCACCGCCCACTACATCGGCGGCTGCGTGATCGGCGACTCGGCGACAACCGGCGTCGTCGACCCGTACCAGCGGGTCTACGGTCACCCGGGCCTGCACGTGGCGGACGGTTCGGCGGTGACGGCCAACCTGGGCGTCAACCCGTCGCTCACGATCACCGCGCAGGCCGAGCGGGCCATGTCGTTCTGGCCCAACAAAGGCGAACCGGACCCACGGCCCGAACTCGGGTCCGGATACCGGCGGATCGACCCGGTCGTCCCGGTCCGCCCCACCGTCCCCGCCACCGCCCCCGGCGCCCTGCGACTGGTTTAG
- a CDS encoding ABC transporter family substrate-binding protein — protein MRFRGAATALGGAFVAATVALSGCATGGPATAQGERAGGDRPQVNAQPRSALRDGGDLRVPIDALPTNYNPKQVNGARVVNYQIAEAILPTAFVDGADGVPVLNRNFFDKAEIVATAPQVVRYTIAADAVWSNGRPLSWEDLRGHWRALKGEDTRYEVNNHVGYQDVASVERGASDKEAVLTFTRPYADWPGLFRPLVPKELTESPEVFNKGWLTGPTVTSGPFELAAIDATAKTITLRRNAKWWREQPPLDRVIFRVLAPAARADELANRGIDIYPIGADLDLFTRASNIPGVEIRQATERRAGQLTFNGGEGALLSDEALRTTIARGIDPQAVTTVLVGPMVRGAKAVGNHVLPPGYAGYKDNSSVAPFDANAAKAKLDELGWKLEGKFRAKGGKPLSLRFVVAATPTGRTVSGLIAEQLAAIGVEAKVESVPAERFHDTYLLPGNFDLIAFDWTKSPYPISHDRPVFQQPVGTKYGNNFGRVHIPGIEALYDRAIAELDPAKRDALANEIDVLAWRHAHHLPLYPESGAYAVRKDLANYGARGLGAYGFATAGFLK, from the coding sequence ATGCGTTTCAGGGGTGCGGCGACCGCGTTGGGTGGCGCCTTCGTCGCCGCCACGGTGGCCTTATCGGGCTGCGCGACGGGCGGACCGGCCACCGCGCAAGGCGAGCGGGCGGGCGGCGATCGGCCGCAGGTGAACGCCCAGCCGCGGTCCGCGCTGCGCGACGGGGGTGACCTGCGCGTCCCGATCGACGCGCTGCCCACCAACTACAACCCCAAGCAGGTCAACGGCGCCCGGGTGGTGAACTACCAGATCGCCGAGGCGATCCTGCCGACCGCGTTCGTCGACGGTGCCGACGGGGTGCCGGTGCTGAACCGGAACTTCTTCGACAAGGCCGAGATCGTCGCCACCGCGCCGCAGGTCGTCCGCTACACCATCGCCGCCGACGCGGTGTGGAGCAACGGAAGGCCGCTCAGCTGGGAGGATCTGCGGGGGCACTGGCGCGCGCTCAAGGGCGAGGACACCCGCTACGAGGTCAACAACCACGTCGGGTACCAGGACGTGGCGAGCGTGGAGCGCGGCGCATCCGACAAGGAGGCGGTCCTCACCTTCACCCGCCCGTACGCCGACTGGCCGGGCCTGTTCCGGCCGCTGGTGCCCAAGGAGCTGACCGAGAGCCCCGAGGTGTTCAACAAGGGCTGGCTCACCGGACCGACGGTGACCTCGGGCCCGTTCGAGCTCGCGGCCATCGACGCCACCGCCAAGACGATCACCTTGCGGCGCAACGCCAAGTGGTGGCGTGAGCAGCCGCCGCTGGACCGGGTGATCTTCCGGGTGCTCGCCCCGGCCGCGCGGGCCGACGAACTGGCCAACCGCGGCATCGACATCTACCCGATCGGCGCGGACCTCGACCTGTTCACCCGGGCGTCGAACATTCCCGGTGTGGAGATCCGCCAGGCCACGGAGCGGCGGGCGGGCCAGCTGACGTTCAACGGCGGTGAAGGCGCGCTGCTGAGCGACGAGGCGCTGCGCACGACCATCGCCAGGGGCATCGATCCCCAGGCGGTCACCACGGTGCTCGTCGGCCCGATGGTGCGCGGGGCGAAGGCCGTGGGCAACCACGTCCTCCCGCCCGGATACGCGGGCTACAAGGACAATTCGAGTGTCGCCCCGTTCGACGCGAACGCGGCCAAGGCCAAGCTCGACGAGCTCGGCTGGAAGCTGGAAGGCAAGTTCCGGGCCAAGGGCGGCAAACCGTTGAGCCTGCGGTTCGTGGTCGCGGCCACGCCCACCGGGCGCACGGTATCCGGCTTGATCGCCGAGCAGCTCGCGGCCATCGGCGTCGAGGCGAAGGTCGAGAGCGTGCCCGCCGAGCGCTTCCACGACACGTACCTGCTGCCGGGCAACTTCGACCTCATCGCCTTCGACTGGACCAAGTCGCCGTACCCGATCTCGCATGACCGTCCGGTGTTCCAGCAGCCGGTCGGCACGAAGTACGGCAACAACTTCGGCCGAGTCCACATCCCGGGGATCGAGGCGCTCTACGACCGGGCCATCGCCGAACTGGACCCGGCCAAGCGCGACGCGCTGGCCAACGAGATCGACGTGTTGGCCTGGCGGCACGCCCACCACCTGCCCCTCTACCCGGAGTCCGGCGCGTACGCGGTGCGCAAGGACCTCGCCAACTACGGCGCTCGCGGTCTGGGCGCCTATGGATTCGCCACGGCCGGATTCCTTAAGTGA
- a CDS encoding dipeptide ABC transporter ATP-binding protein, with amino-acid sequence MSALLEISGLTVTFRHRAGETVAVDDLSLTVDRGETVAIVGESGSGKSATANAIMGLLPGAAAVRGSVLLSGNELLGLRDREMSAIRGNRVALVAQDPLAALTPVVSVGAQIAEAITIHQPNVGRRAAFTRAVELLELVGIAEPHRQATALPHEFSGGMRQRAAIAMAMANEPDLIIADEPTSALDVTIQAQILDLLEDVRTITGTALLLITHDLGVVARACDRVAVMHHGKLVEHGEVATVFDHPRSDQLRAMLTTDLTPRPTQEVSDRRELVLRIDGLRRHFPMRTGLTRRGTRTLRAVDGVTLDLAAGEAMALLGESGCGKTTVLREVLRLRKPMAGTVELLGHDLATLRSRPRDALRREVQVVLQDPTASLNPRMTVADLIAEPLRIQGVARRECRERVSELIGLVDLPGDSAGRVPGQLSGGQRQRVAIARALAPGPRLVLLDEPVSALDTVLRAGIMDLLNQLRDRLELAFLMVSHDIALTRRSVERVAVMYLGRIVDTGPAGAVLDDPVHPYTRALVAATPLLDVRAERARERLTLAGELPSAVEALGGCAFRGRCPVFVSLSSSDRALCTEVEPVLVPVGAQQVACHHVDQL; translated from the coding sequence ATGAGTGCCCTGCTGGAGATCAGCGGCCTCACCGTCACGTTCCGACACCGCGCGGGGGAGACGGTCGCGGTGGACGACCTGAGCCTGACCGTGGACCGGGGGGAGACCGTCGCGATCGTCGGCGAGTCCGGGTCCGGCAAGTCGGCCACCGCCAACGCGATCATGGGTCTGCTTCCGGGCGCCGCGGCGGTCCGCGGCTCGGTCCTGCTGTCCGGGAACGAGCTACTCGGCCTGCGTGATCGCGAAATGTCGGCGATCCGCGGCAACCGGGTCGCCTTGGTCGCCCAGGACCCGCTCGCCGCGCTGACCCCGGTCGTCAGCGTCGGCGCCCAGATCGCCGAGGCCATCACGATCCACCAGCCGAACGTCGGCAGGCGGGCCGCGTTCACCCGAGCGGTCGAGCTGTTGGAGCTGGTCGGCATCGCCGAACCGCACCGGCAGGCCACCGCGCTGCCCCACGAGTTCTCCGGCGGCATGCGCCAACGCGCCGCCATCGCCATGGCGATGGCCAACGAACCCGATCTCATCATCGCCGACGAGCCGACCAGCGCGCTCGACGTGACCATCCAAGCCCAGATCCTCGACCTGCTCGAGGACGTCCGGACCATCACCGGAACGGCATTGCTGCTGATCACCCACGATCTGGGCGTGGTCGCACGGGCCTGCGACCGGGTGGCCGTGATGCACCACGGCAAGCTCGTCGAGCACGGCGAGGTGGCCACCGTCTTCGACCACCCGCGCAGCGATCAGCTGCGCGCGATGCTCACCACCGACCTCACGCCCCGGCCCACCCAGGAAGTATCCGACCGACGCGAGCTGGTCCTGCGGATCGATGGCCTGCGCAGGCACTTCCCGATGCGCACTGGCCTGACCCGGCGCGGAACCCGGACGCTGCGTGCCGTCGACGGGGTGACCCTCGACCTGGCCGCCGGTGAAGCCATGGCCCTGCTTGGTGAATCGGGCTGCGGCAAGACGACCGTCCTGCGCGAGGTCCTTCGGCTGCGCAAGCCGATGGCGGGCACTGTCGAACTCCTCGGCCACGACCTGGCCACCCTGCGCTCCCGTCCGCGCGACGCGCTGCGCAGGGAGGTGCAAGTGGTGCTGCAGGACCCGACGGCGTCACTGAACCCGCGGATGACCGTGGCCGACCTGATCGCCGAACCGTTACGAATCCAGGGCGTCGCGAGACGCGAGTGCCGCGAGCGGGTCTCCGAGCTGATCGGTTTGGTCGACCTGCCAGGAGACAGTGCGGGGCGCGTTCCCGGGCAGCTGTCCGGCGGGCAGCGGCAACGGGTGGCGATCGCCAGGGCGTTGGCGCCTGGGCCTCGGCTGGTGTTGCTCGACGAGCCGGTGTCGGCGCTGGACACGGTCCTGCGGGCGGGGATCATGGACCTGTTGAACCAGTTGCGTGACCGGCTCGAGCTGGCCTTTCTGATGGTGTCCCATGACATCGCGCTGACCCGGCGGTCCGTGGAACGGGTGGCGGTGATGTATCTCGGGCGGATCGTGGACACGGGGCCTGCCGGTGCGGTGCTTGACGATCCGGTGCATCCGTACACGCGGGCGCTGGTGGCCGCCACGCCGTTGCTCGACGTTCGGGCCGAACGGGCTCGTGAGCGGTTGACCCTGGCGGGGGAGCTGCCCAGTGCGGTGGAGGCACTCGGCGGTTGCGCGTTTCGCGGTCGGTGCCCGGTGTTCGTGTCGCTATCGTCGTCCGATCGCGCTTTGTGCACGGAGGTGGAACCCGTGCTGGTGCCGGTCGGTGCGCAACAGGTCGCGTGCCACCACGTCGATCAGCTCTGA
- a CDS encoding ABC transporter permease, which translates to MTVVDDDQDTRARAPAVVAARKREWPQGRMGGRLVIRLSGWLALCVAATFLTYAVASLSFDPLAELRSTQPPTPQAVLDARASALGLDQPIPLRFLGWLSGAVTGDFGVTVAGNDIADEVWRRAGTSLRLFVPGSVLAVVFGIAFGIWGAVRAGRISDRVSMVTSLVLLAIPVFVLGTVLKLLWLPVNDAAGTDLLPFSGETTPGADLSGWAAFGDRVRHLVLPTITIALPQIAFYSRYQRAAMLEVLHSDFLRAARAKGLRRGQAVLWHGLRMALIPMTALVAFSFGLHLAGGVFTERIFGWHGLGDWMLASIHDQDAMVVATTTLLMAVLVVVVGWIADLALVLLDPRVRGGRS; encoded by the coding sequence GTGACCGTCGTCGACGACGACCAGGACACTCGCGCTCGCGCGCCTGCCGTGGTCGCGGCGCGCAAGCGCGAGTGGCCGCAGGGCCGGATGGGCGGGCGACTGGTCATCCGCCTGTCCGGCTGGCTCGCGCTGTGCGTGGCGGCGACCTTCCTGACCTACGCCGTCGCCTCGTTGAGCTTCGACCCGCTCGCCGAACTGCGCTCGACGCAGCCTCCGACGCCCCAGGCCGTCCTTGACGCGCGGGCGTCGGCGCTGGGGCTCGATCAGCCGATCCCGCTGCGCTTCCTTGGGTGGCTGTCCGGGGCGGTCACCGGCGACTTCGGGGTGACCGTGGCGGGCAACGACATCGCCGACGAGGTGTGGCGGCGGGCGGGCACCAGCCTGCGCCTGTTCGTCCCCGGCAGCGTGCTGGCCGTTGTCTTCGGTATCGCGTTCGGCATTTGGGGCGCGGTGCGCGCGGGGCGGATCTCGGACCGGGTCTCGATGGTCACGTCACTGGTCCTGCTGGCCATCCCGGTGTTCGTGCTCGGCACCGTCCTCAAACTGTTGTGGCTGCCCGTCAACGACGCCGCGGGCACCGACCTGCTCCCGTTCTCCGGGGAGACCACGCCCGGTGCCGACCTGTCCGGCTGGGCCGCTTTCGGCGACCGGGTGCGGCACCTGGTGCTGCCCACGATCACCATCGCGTTGCCGCAGATCGCCTTCTACAGCCGCTACCAGCGCGCGGCCATGCTGGAGGTGCTGCACAGCGACTTCCTCCGCGCGGCGCGGGCCAAGGGGCTTCGCCGCGGCCAGGCCGTGCTGTGGCACGGCCTGCGCATGGCGCTGATCCCGATGACCGCGCTGGTCGCGTTCAGCTTCGGGCTGCACCTGGCGGGTGGTGTCTTCACCGAGCGGATCTTCGGCTGGCACGGCCTTGGCGACTGGATGCTGGCGAGCATCCACGACCAGGACGCCATGGTGGTGGCCACGACGACCCTGCTGATGGCGGTGCTCGTGGTCGTCGTCGGCTGGATCGCCGACCTGGCCTTGGTGCTGCTCGACCCACGCGTGCGCGGGGGACGCTCATGA